In Streptomyces puniciscabiei, a single genomic region encodes these proteins:
- a CDS encoding metallophosphoesterase family protein, whose translation MAPTPSGSGNAGHRRTRVHVVSDVHGNARDLARAGEGADALICLGDLVLFLDYADHSRGIFPDLFGKENADRIVELRTARRFEEAREFGARLWAGIGTDRAAAIEKAVRKQYAELFAAFPTPTYATYGNVDMPPLWQEYARSGTTVLDGQRVEIGGWTFGFVGGGLRTPMRTPYEIDDEEYAAKIEAVGEVDVLCTHIPPEVPELVYDTVARRFERGSRALLDAIRRTRPRYSLFGHVHQPLARRMRIGATECVNVGHFAGTGRPWALEW comes from the coding sequence ATGGCCCCCACACCCTCCGGCAGCGGAAACGCCGGACATCGCAGGACCCGCGTCCACGTGGTCAGCGACGTGCACGGCAACGCCCGGGACCTGGCCCGGGCCGGCGAGGGTGCCGACGCCCTGATCTGCCTGGGCGACCTCGTCCTCTTCCTCGACTACGCCGACCACTCGCGCGGCATCTTCCCGGACCTGTTCGGCAAGGAGAACGCCGACCGGATCGTCGAGCTGCGCACCGCCCGGCGCTTCGAGGAGGCCCGGGAGTTCGGCGCGCGGCTGTGGGCCGGCATCGGCACGGACCGGGCCGCGGCCATCGAGAAGGCGGTGCGCAAGCAGTACGCCGAGCTGTTCGCCGCGTTCCCGACCCCGACGTACGCCACCTACGGCAATGTCGACATGCCGCCGCTCTGGCAGGAGTACGCCCGCTCCGGCACCACCGTGCTCGACGGCCAGCGGGTGGAGATCGGCGGCTGGACCTTCGGTTTCGTCGGCGGTGGGCTGCGCACCCCCATGCGAACGCCGTACGAGATCGACGACGAGGAGTACGCGGCGAAGATCGAGGCGGTCGGCGAGGTCGACGTGCTGTGCACGCACATCCCGCCGGAGGTCCCCGAGCTGGTCTACGACACGGTCGCCCGCCGCTTCGAACGCGGCAGCCGCGCGCTGCTGGACGCGATCCGCCGTACCAGGCCCCGCTATTCGCTCTTCGGACACGTCCACCAGCCGCTCGCGCGCCGCATGCGGATCGGCGCGACCGAGTGCGTGAACGTGGGCCACTTCGCCGGCACGGGCCGCCCCTGGGCGCTCGAATGGTGA
- a CDS encoding AMP-dependent synthetase/ligase, with product MREFSLPALYEVPADGNLTDIVRRNAAQHPDVAVIARKVAGVWQDVTAREFLAEVHAAAKGLIAAGVQPGDRVGLMSRTRYEWTLLDFAIWSAGAVTVPVYETSSPEQVQWILSDSGATACVVEQAGHAAAVESVRESLPALKHVWQIEAGGVEELGRLGQDVSDETVEERSSLAKADDPATIVYTSGTTGRPKGCVLTHRSFFAECGNIVERLRPLFRTGECSVLLFLPLAHVFGRLVQIAPMMAPIKLGCVPDIKHLTDELAAFRPTLILGVPRVFEKVYNTARAKAQADGKGAIFDKAADAAIAYSKALDTASGPSFGLKVKHKVFDKLVYSKLRAVLGGRGEYAISGGAPLGERLGHFFRGIGFTVLEGYGLTESCAATAFNPWDRQKIGTVGQPLPGSVVRIADDGEVLLHGEHLFKEYWNNPGATAEALADGWFHTGDIGTLDEDGYLRITGRKKEIIVTAGGKNVAPAVIEDRIRAHALVAECMVVGDGRPFVGALVTIDEEFLGRWCAEHGKPAGSTAASLKDDPDLHAAIQAAVDDGNAAVSKAESVRKFRILSSQFSEESGHLTPSLKLKRNVVAKDYADEIEAIYAK from the coding sequence TTGCGCGAGTTCAGCCTTCCGGCTTTGTACGAGGTCCCTGCGGACGGCAACCTGACCGACATCGTCCGCAGAAACGCCGCGCAGCATCCCGACGTCGCCGTCATCGCCCGCAAGGTCGCAGGTGTCTGGCAGGACGTGACGGCCCGGGAGTTCCTGGCCGAGGTGCACGCCGCCGCCAAGGGTCTCATCGCCGCCGGGGTCCAGCCGGGCGACCGGGTGGGCCTGATGTCCCGCACCCGTTACGAGTGGACCCTGCTCGACTTCGCGATCTGGAGCGCGGGCGCGGTCACCGTGCCGGTGTACGAGACCAGCTCGCCGGAGCAGGTGCAGTGGATCCTGTCCGACTCGGGCGCCACCGCCTGCGTCGTGGAGCAGGCGGGCCACGCCGCGGCCGTGGAGTCGGTGCGCGAGTCGCTGCCCGCCCTCAAGCACGTCTGGCAGATCGAGGCCGGCGGGGTGGAGGAGCTCGGTCGGCTCGGGCAGGACGTGTCGGACGAGACGGTCGAGGAGCGCAGCTCGCTCGCCAAGGCCGACGACCCGGCGACCATCGTGTACACCTCCGGCACCACCGGCCGCCCCAAGGGCTGTGTGCTCACCCACCGCAGCTTCTTCGCCGAGTGCGGCAACATCGTGGAGCGGCTGCGCCCGCTGTTCCGTACCGGCGAGTGTTCGGTCCTGCTCTTCCTGCCGCTGGCGCACGTGTTCGGCCGGCTGGTGCAGATCGCGCCGATGATGGCGCCGATCAAGCTGGGCTGCGTCCCGGACATCAAGCACCTCACCGACGAGCTGGCCGCGTTCCGGCCGACGCTGATCCTCGGTGTCCCGCGCGTCTTCGAGAAGGTCTACAACACGGCGCGCGCCAAGGCGCAGGCGGACGGCAAGGGCGCGATCTTCGACAAGGCGGCGGACGCCGCGATCGCATACAGCAAGGCGCTGGACACCGCCTCCGGCCCGTCGTTCGGCCTGAAGGTCAAGCACAAGGTCTTCGACAAGCTGGTCTACAGCAAGCTGCGCGCGGTCCTCGGCGGCCGCGGCGAGTACGCCATCTCCGGCGGCGCCCCGCTCGGCGAGCGGCTCGGCCACTTCTTCCGCGGTATCGGCTTCACCGTGCTGGAGGGCTACGGCCTGACCGAGTCCTGTGCGGCCACGGCGTTCAACCCCTGGGACCGGCAGAAGATCGGCACCGTCGGCCAGCCGCTGCCCGGCTCGGTGGTGCGGATAGCGGACGACGGCGAGGTGCTGCTGCACGGCGAGCACCTGTTCAAGGAGTACTGGAACAACCCGGGCGCGACTGCGGAGGCGCTGGCCGACGGCTGGTTCCACACCGGTGACATCGGCACCCTGGACGAGGACGGCTACCTCAGGATCACCGGCCGCAAGAAGGAGATCATCGTCACGGCCGGCGGCAAGAACGTGGCCCCGGCGGTGATCGAGGACCGGATCCGGGCGCACGCGCTGGTCGCGGAGTGCATGGTGGTGGGCGACGGGCGGCCGTTCGTGGGGGCGCTGGTCACCATCGACGAGGAGTTCCTGGGCCGTTGGTGCGCCGAGCACGGCAAGCCGGCGGGTTCCACCGCGGCGTCGCTGAAGGACGACCCGGATCTGCACGCCGCGATCCAGGCCGCGGTCGACGACGGCAACGCCGCGGTGTCGAAGGCGGAATCGGTGCGGAAGTTCCGCATTCTGTCCTCCCAGTTCTCGGAGGAGTCGGGCCACCTCACCCCGTCCCTGAAGCTGAAGCGGAACGTGGTGGCGAAGGACTACGCGGACGAGATCGAGGCGATCTACGCCAAATAG